The Chelonoidis abingdonii isolate Lonesome George chromosome 11, CheloAbing_2.0, whole genome shotgun sequence genomic interval ATCAGGATGGAGGCAGAACCCGGACTGGagccctgcaccagcccagatCGGAGTCGGGATGGAGCCTGAACCCAGACTAGAGCCCCACATCGGCCTGGATCGGACTCTCACACCACCGCCTTCTTCTGCTGCTGGTCCCCCACCAGCAAGGTGAAGCTGCCGCGTCTCCAGCCCCTGATCTTGCGGCCCCGGCAGCGGTAGCCCAGGTAGCTCCCGGCCAGGCCCAGCACCCCGGCACCGAGCAGGGACAGCCCTAGCAACCCCAGCACCAAGCCCTGGGCATCCCGGGCGTAGGCCAGAGCCGTCACCGCCACCCCGATCAGCGCCGCCACCACGCTGAAGGGCAGGAGGCAGCTGTGGCAGGCGCCTTCCACGCCGCCCGTAGCTGTGCTCACCAGACGTGGGTCCGGGCACAGCTGGATCTGGACCTCTTCCGTGTTCATGTTCACTATCACATGGTCGGACGGTGCCAGGGGGGCAGACAtggcaggtgggggagggtgagGGCGAGCTCCTATCTGGGGAGAGAGAAGCGGAGGGAGACAGGGGTTGGGGTTATGGGAACCGAGTTACAAACCCAGACGCCtgcccaaagaccttacaataaCATTGCTCCCCCTCCGCCCCGCCGCAAGGCACCAAAAGGCGGCTTgtgcctttaaataaaaaattggcTTGGAGGACCCTACAAAAACATCCCCTCCCCTCAAGCAGAGTGTATCGTGGCCCTGCGGCATAGCACAAAAGAGCCTGTACCTTTAAATCCAGAATCCTGGCTTATGACCCTACAATAAATATTCCCCTGGCATAGAACACCCCGACCACACCCCcgatctggggggcagggattaGCCACAGTGCAGGGCGCCCCAGCCATCCCCCAgtctgggagtgggaggaaggtGCGTGTGGGTCAGAAGGCCCCTGGCAAAGCGAGCATGGCAGAGCGGCTATGGGGCAGCCAGTTTCTGAGGCAGGCGCCGGAGACCTGTGAGGCCCGTCGGGGAGGCAATGGCAGGGGAACCAGGCCCAGGGAGTCCTGCAAAGCTGGCTCTAGAAGCCCCGAGGGGAAGCGTTGGGGCAgacggggcagtggggggggcaCCTGTCTTGGGGGGCATGGATATGAGCCGGAGTGCGGTTGCGCTGCATtccagctggggggcagggcagggccgggcTGGATGGCTAGCTGTTCGGTGCGCTCCAGATGTGCAGGGGGCcccagttggggggcagggtggggccgggGCGGCAGGACAGTTGTGCAGTGCGCTCCAGATGTGCAGGGGGTcccagctggggggcagggtggggccgggGCGGCAGGCCAGCTGTGCAGTGCACTCTAGGTGCGCAGGACAGCCCAGccggggggcagggttgggggcagaGCGCCATTCCAGATCTGCTGGGCGTGGCAGATGTGAGGCAGGTGCAGCCTGATGTCCCAGCCGTGGGGCGCAGGCCAGATACCAGGCGAGGGCCCCCCaatgggctcctctccctgctgcccccgATTTCTCCTTTACCCTCCAGCATCCAGCCCCTTACTGCCCACCCCGAATGCTgccaggctctgccccaggcccccatggggcaggggggtcGCACGTCCTTTCCTCACCTTACCTCACAGCTGCCTGGGGCCACAGCCTTTTGAGCGCTTGGGTTCTccgcttctttttcttctttcacgTTCCCTCCGTCCTCCTTACCCCGCCCTCTGCACCCTGCTCCAACCCTTTGCAccttctttctgtttctctgctctttctttctctctctctgtccccgtCCCAGGCTCCGTCTCTCCCTTATCTGCCTGGCAGGAGTgcaataaatttgttttctttttaatataaccTGCCAAGAACCCTGCCCCCCGTCCCTACCCCCGCCTCTTGGCAAGTGGCGTCTCGACTCGGCAGATGAAATGATAAGGAGCCAATTAGCCAGTTCCTCTGCTGAGCGGTCAGCGCCACATGGGGACTGGGTCGCGCCCACCCGGCTCCCCCCTTCCCATCGGCTACAGACACAGAGCAGGGaccagcccctccagcagggggcggcagggacacacacacacacacacacacactacaagcACACAGAGTATGCACATATACACAACTTCCTTATAAACACAACCCCACCACCAGCCATACACACAACTTCCCTCCACAATGTCTATACACACATACAATTTATCCCCCCACACAGAATTCCCAGACACCCCTCACTATACACACACCAGGAcatatcccctccagcagggggctgcagggacagagggaCACACACAGCACTGCTTCACAAATACACAGTGACAGCACATGTGACCCAGCTGCACGCATGTGACCAGCCCCTTCACCGCCACCCACTACTATCCCAAACCCACACACCCCACACGTGTCAACACACTAGAGAGGGGTGCAGCTGGTGTGGGAATcggggctgctgctgtgtctcatgggagttgtagttctgtgTCCCTAATGTCCCCATTCCTGCCATAGGCCCCATTCTCTCAGCTGGactccatctcccatgatgcaccacggCTTCCTCAAATGGTTCAGCTactgcaatgcctcatgggagttgtagttcagtgaCCCTGATATCTCCATTTTCCCCTATGGGCAGCTCCCCAGTGGGAgtccatctcccatgatgcactgtggcctCCTCCCTTGGCTCAGCtgctgcaatgcctcatgggagttgtagttctgtgGTTCTAACATCCCCATTCCTGCCATAGGCCCCATTCCATCAGCTGGACTccctctcccatgatgcactgcagcctCCATCATGAGAagggtggattttccatcacctGGGATCTTCACAGCAGAACTAGATGTCGTTCTAAGAGAGCCTCTCTAGCTCAGCCATCAGCTATGGGCTGGAAGCAGCCATCAGACTGAAAAGCTCTGGCCTGGGTTACAAGAAGacagaacagccagactgggtcagacctgaGACCTGTCTACCCTGGTATCCTGGcaccaacagtggccagcactgGATGCCTCAGAGGACTCTAGGAACCCTGCAGAGGTAGATCTGGGGCAAGTGGTTAGAGAATGGgatggactgggagccaggatgcctgggttctatccccggctctgggagggaagtggggatgaatggttagagcaggagggctgagagccaagatgcctgggttctatccccggctctgggagggaagtggggatgagtggttagagcaggagggctgagagccaagatgcctgggttctatccccagctctgggagggaagtggggatgagtggttagagcaggagggctaggagccaggatgcctgggttctatccccagctctgggagggaagtaggGACAAGTGGTTagtgcaggagggctgggagccaggatgcctgggttctatccccggctctgggagggaagtggggatgaatggttagagcaggagggctgagagccaagatgcctgggttctatccccggctctgggagggaagtggggatgaatggttagagcaggagggctgagagccaagatgcctgggttctatccccggctctgggagggaagtggggatgaatggttagagcaggagggctaagagccaggatgcctgggttctatccccagctctgggaggggagtggggtctagtggttagatcaggggggtgctgggagccaggagtcaTCTCTCTACCTGCTCCTATACAAACCCCTCTATCTACCCCCagccaccccatctatctatcttcGTACACACTCAGCATCTCTTTATCTAGCTAAAGTTACAAAAACCCTCCTGTGTTTTTAAAGAGCAAATTGTAGTGGGAATcaaagtcaggactcctgggttctatcctggctctgggagggaagtggggtctagtggttagaccaggctggctgggaacaggactcctgggttctctcctcagctctgggagagtGTGACAGAATCCACGGGGTACAAGCTGGAACTGGAGTACCGCTTGTGCCTCCTTaattctccagcctgggctgtctctcccaatgctttgctagtgacccccagcaaacccctccaggtgctgtgatcgctcagcacaacagcatgtggagccccacacccatgaatgctcccagagccactcacaaATCACACTGTGAAAGGCCCCAGCCAAATCCCCCCGGCTCCCAGCCTGCACCCAGGGCTGTGCCATCCTGCCCgggtcagaagcctggccaggCGGCCCCTCCCTCACTGTGGAGAGGACAATGCGCCTGCCTTTGTAACCGGAGCTgagattcccccaagcacttcaccCAAAACACACGGCGTTAGGGGAAATAGAAAACAGGTATTAACAACAGAAAGCTGATTTTAACTGGTTATAAGTGGTCGGCACAGCaagtcagagatagttaccaaagaaaatgaaagctCTGTGCCCAGGCGAAATCTTTAACCTTCCTACACTAGGCAGCGATTTGATTGAGCAATTCTCTCAGCCCGCTGgatgttacagttcttaatacacaggcctCTCCCTtaagcaggggggctgggagccaggactcctgggctctccgAGGGGACTGGGGTGGATAGAGGGGTTTTTATGGGGATggattgatagatagatagatagattagatagagg includes:
- the LOC116832336 gene encoding transmembrane protein 100-like; amino-acid sequence: MSAPLAPSDHVIVNMNTEEVQIQLCPDPRLVSTATGGVEGACHSCLLPFSVVAALIGVAVTALAYARDAQGLVLGLLGLSLLGAGVLGLAGSYLGYRCRGRKIRGWRRGSFTLLVGDQQQKKAVV